The proteins below are encoded in one region of Ferruginibacter lapsinanis:
- a CDS encoding glycoside hydrolase family 88/105 protein, which translates to MRNKIFFIACSLLVLTSAGAQDKRLSVQLTESVMSIYNGDTMQLKANRPAEWTYEQGIVLKAMEKVWKRTGRGEIYNYIKRSMDFFVRPDGTIRTYKMEDYNSDNIAAGRNLLMLFAVDGDKKYLSALHLLKDQINYHPRTTDGGFWHKKRYPNQMWLDGLYMVEPFYAEYSQRFNQPENFNDVAKQFIQMEAHARDTKTGLLYHGWDESRKEKWSDSVTGVSKNFWGRAMGWYGMGLVDVLDYFPVGHPKRDSLVQILKRFSKAVLKVQDPKSGVWFQVLDKPTAKGNYKEGSATAMLVYTLAKGVRNGYLDKSIMPAVNKAYAGMIKNFIGKDSLGRTCVNKVCAVAGLGGNPYRDGSYEYYINEPVVTNDVKGIAAVILAANEMEILEDEKIGAGKSVALDYYFNNEQKRDEQSGLMVGHHYKWEERDNGGFSFFGDIFKNYGIRTIASKERPTAANLRDVNIYILVDPDFPKENPKPNYIETADIETITTWVKNGGVLVMLMNDSNNVEFEHTNELAKKFGIHFNKDSRNRVEGHDYEVGAFTAPKLIFKKAKKIYIKQICTLKATPPARSILTDKGDVIMAVAKYGKGTVFAVGDPWFYNEYIDGRKIPAEYENFTAAQELVKWLIAQVPVKAKTIKK; encoded by the coding sequence ATGAGAAATAAAATCTTTTTTATAGCCTGTTCATTATTAGTACTAACAAGTGCCGGTGCCCAGGATAAACGACTTTCGGTACAACTTACTGAAAGCGTTATGTCTATTTATAATGGAGATACAATGCAGTTGAAAGCCAACAGGCCTGCTGAGTGGACCTATGAGCAGGGGATCGTATTGAAGGCTATGGAAAAGGTTTGGAAAAGAACCGGTCGCGGAGAGATATATAACTACATTAAGAGAAGTATGGATTTTTTTGTACGTCCTGATGGAACGATCAGAACCTATAAAATGGAAGATTATAACAGCGACAATATTGCCGCAGGCAGAAACCTGTTAATGCTGTTTGCTGTTGATGGGGACAAAAAATACTTATCTGCATTACATCTGTTAAAAGACCAGATCAATTATCATCCTCGTACAACCGATGGTGGATTCTGGCATAAAAAAAGATATCCTAATCAAATGTGGTTGGATGGTTTGTACATGGTTGAACCATTTTATGCAGAATACTCACAACGATTCAATCAGCCGGAAAATTTTAATGATGTTGCAAAACAATTCATTCAAATGGAGGCGCATGCCAGAGATACTAAAACAGGGCTTTTGTATCATGGGTGGGATGAAAGCAGAAAAGAAAAATGGAGCGATTCTGTTACAGGAGTATCAAAGAATTTTTGGGGTAGAGCAATGGGTTGGTATGGTATGGGGCTGGTAGATGTATTGGATTATTTTCCGGTGGGGCATCCAAAAAGAGATTCTTTGGTGCAAATATTAAAACGTTTTTCGAAAGCGGTGTTAAAAGTACAGGATCCAAAATCTGGAGTGTGGTTTCAAGTGTTGGATAAACCTACTGCAAAAGGAAATTACAAAGAAGGCTCTGCCACAGCAATGTTGGTATATACATTAGCCAAAGGTGTTCGTAATGGATATCTAGATAAAAGTATTATGCCGGCGGTGAATAAAGCATACGCAGGAATGATCAAAAATTTTATCGGTAAAGATTCATTAGGAAGAACCTGTGTAAATAAAGTGTGTGCGGTTGCAGGGCTGGGAGGTAATCCTTATCGTGATGGAAGTTATGAGTATTATATAAATGAACCGGTAGTTACCAATGATGTAAAAGGGATAGCCGCAGTAATTTTGGCTGCAAATGAAATGGAGATTTTAGAAGATGAAAAGATCGGAGCCGGAAAATCTGTTGCACTTGATTATTATTTTAATAACGAACAAAAAAGAGATGAGCAGTCAGGTTTGATGGTAGGGCATCATTATAAATGGGAGGAAAGAGATAACGGAGGCTTCTCTTTTTTTGGAGATATCTTTAAAAATTATGGAATAAGAACGATAGCTTCAAAAGAAAGACCAACAGCTGCTAATTTAAGAGATGTAAATATCTATATCCTGGTTGACCCTGATTTTCCTAAAGAAAATCCTAAGCCAAACTATATTGAAACTGCAGATATAGAAACGATCACTACCTGGGTAAAAAACGGCGGTGTTTTAGTAATGTTGATGAATGATAGTAATAATGTAGAGTTTGAACATACCAATGAATTGGCTAAAAAATTCGGTATTCATTTTAATAAGGATAGTAGAAATAGAGTAGAGGGACACGATTATGAAGTAGGCGCATTTACTGCACCAAAATTGATCTTTAAAAAAGCTAAGAAAATTTATATTAAACAAATTTGTACACTTAAAGCCACCCCGCCAGCAAGATCTATTCTTACAGATAAAGGAGATGTGATAATGGCTGTAGCCAAATACGGCAAAGGAACAGTATTTGCTGTTGGTGATCCCTGGTTCTATAACGAATACATCGATGGTAGAAAGATACCGGCAGAGTATGAAAATTTTACAGCAGCACAGGAGTTAGTTAAATGGTTGATAGCTCAAGTACCTGTTAAAGCAAAAACGATAAAAAAATAG
- a CDS encoding glycosyl hydrolase family 28 protein: protein MKKIVAILILIVTMAFQLPEKPVRIFMIGDSTMANKPLDENPERGWGQFFPQYLTSDVEVKNYAVNGRSTKSFIKEGRWDTVMNQLQAGDYVIIQFGHNDSKIDDSTRYAAPQTTYRENLIRFITEARSKGANPVLVTPVMRRKFDASGKFVDQHGEYPGVVKDVAAKFNVPLIDLHKSSQAMIEKEGVENSRRFFLNIPPNHFKNYKGKEEDNTHFSEYGASSVASLVCQSIKDQNLALAKYLKPSDFKEKYAFELPKIYVPHFKRDTFNIINYGAISDGYTLNSKAINTAIDSCAAKGGGTVLIPKGSWLTGPIVMKSNINLHLDEGALVIFTSDFNQYPLVVSSFEGVDAARCQSPVTAENLENIAITGKGIMNGNGFYWRPLKKGKLSEGEWKNHLSKYGGVLTEDKKTWYSSAKALKGLAENNIGKLTAGKELKDFESVKDFLRPNMIRIANCKNILLQDITFENSPAWTTHLMLSDHITLQNVRVKNPWFGTNTDALDLESCTHANVQSCIFDTGDDGICIKSGRDEEGRKRGRPTADVIVNNCVVYHSHGGFVIGSEMSGGANNIYVSNSNFIGSDIGLRFKTTRGRGGVVENIYVNNVNMLDIPGEAILFDMYYAAQDPVAANGEKREPPKVEFKAVDESTPIFRNFYFRNITCNGASKGIFVRGIPEMHVKNVLLENLVLQANEGVDIQEASGITINNLTMVSKKTNPLVYVLNSDSVTLNGLNLKDSVELLTQMQGERTKDIKILNTNNIGLVKQKVVADYGVTDKAIIWALPVEKQKPVKKKKSKK from the coding sequence ATGAAAAAAATTGTAGCTATATTAATACTGATTGTTACCATGGCATTTCAGTTGCCTGAAAAACCGGTGAGGATTTTTATGATCGGAGATTCTACCATGGCGAACAAACCATTGGATGAAAATCCTGAGAGAGGTTGGGGGCAATTTTTTCCGCAATATCTAACAAGTGATGTAGAAGTGAAAAATTATGCGGTGAATGGCCGTAGTACCAAGAGTTTCATAAAAGAGGGAAGATGGGATACCGTAATGAATCAGTTACAGGCGGGAGATTATGTTATCATTCAGTTTGGTCATAATGATAGTAAGATAGATGATAGCACAAGATATGCAGCTCCACAAACTACTTACAGAGAAAATCTGATACGTTTTATTACAGAAGCCAGAAGTAAAGGAGCGAATCCTGTTTTGGTTACTCCGGTAATGAGAAGAAAATTCGATGCTTCGGGGAAATTTGTTGACCAACATGGTGAATATCCCGGGGTAGTAAAAGATGTAGCAGCTAAATTCAATGTGCCTTTAATTGATCTACATAAAAGTAGCCAGGCAATGATTGAAAAGGAAGGAGTAGAAAACAGCAGGCGTTTCTTTTTAAATATACCCCCTAATCATTTTAAAAATTATAAAGGGAAAGAAGAAGATAATACACACTTTAGCGAATATGGAGCATCTTCTGTTGCTTCATTGGTTTGTCAGTCGATCAAGGATCAGAATCTGGCATTGGCGAAGTATTTAAAACCTTCTGATTTTAAAGAAAAGTATGCGTTTGAGTTGCCCAAAATATATGTGCCTCATTTTAAAAGAGATACTTTTAATATAATTAATTATGGGGCTATCAGTGACGGGTATACGTTAAATTCAAAAGCGATCAATACAGCTATAGATAGCTGTGCGGCAAAAGGTGGCGGTACAGTATTGATTCCGAAAGGTTCATGGCTCACCGGTCCCATCGTGATGAAGAGTAATATCAATCTTCATTTGGATGAAGGGGCCTTAGTAATATTTACTTCTGATTTCAATCAATATCCATTGGTTGTTTCCTCTTTTGAAGGGGTAGATGCAGCCAGGTGCCAGTCGCCGGTTACTGCCGAAAATCTAGAGAACATTGCTATTACCGGTAAAGGGATAATGAATGGTAACGGCTTTTATTGGAGACCTCTTAAAAAAGGTAAATTGTCTGAAGGGGAATGGAAAAATCATTTATCTAAATATGGTGGTGTACTTACCGAAGATAAAAAGACCTGGTACTCATCAGCTAAGGCGTTAAAAGGTCTTGCTGAAAATAATATCGGAAAATTAACAGCCGGCAAAGAATTAAAAGATTTTGAAAGTGTGAAAGATTTTCTTCGTCCTAATATGATCCGTATCGCTAATTGTAAAAATATATTATTACAGGATATTACGTTTGAAAACTCTCCGGCATGGACAACTCATTTGATGTTAAGTGATCATATCACACTGCAAAATGTACGAGTAAAGAATCCATGGTTTGGCACAAATACTGATGCTTTAGATCTGGAAAGTTGTACACATGCGAATGTACAAAGTTGCATATTCGACACTGGCGATGATGGTATTTGTATAAAAAGCGGAAGAGACGAAGAAGGTAGAAAAAGAGGAAGGCCTACGGCAGATGTTATAGTGAATAATTGTGTGGTCTATCATTCTCACGGAGGATTTGTTATAGGAAGTGAAATGAGTGGAGGAGCTAATAATATCTATGTAAGTAATTCTAACTTCATCGGTAGTGATATAGGCTTACGTTTTAAGACAACAAGAGGAAGAGGTGGTGTGGTAGAAAATATTTATGTGAACAATGTTAATATGCTGGATATTCCCGGCGAAGCAATTTTGTTTGATATGTATTACGCAGCGCAGGATCCGGTAGCGGCAAACGGAGAAAAGAGAGAACCTCCTAAAGTTGAGTTTAAAGCGGTAGACGAATCAACACCGATATTCCGTAATTTCTATTTTAGAAATATAACTTGTAACGGCGCATCTAAAGGAATTTTTGTAAGAGGTATACCTGAGATGCATGTTAAGAATGTATTGCTTGAAAACCTGGTATTGCAGGCTAATGAAGGCGTGGATATTCAGGAAGCCTCAGGCATCACCATTAATAACCTTACAATGGTAAGCAAAAAGACCAATCCATTGGTGTATGTTCTAAATAGCGATAGTGTCACTTTGAACGGATTGAATCTGAAAGATTCTGTAGAGCTACTGACCCAAATGCAGGGAGAAAGAACCAAGGATATTAAAATATTGAATACAAACAATATTGGTTTGGTAAAACAAAAAGTGGTGGCAGATTATGGTGTAACAGATAAGGCGATTATATGGGCATTGCCTGTAGAAAAGCAAAAGCCTGTTAAAAAGAAAAAATCGAAAAAATAG
- the kduI gene encoding 5-dehydro-4-deoxy-D-glucuronate isomerase codes for MEMTQRYANGINEVKQMNTEELRDNFLVEKLFEENTFHFVYSHYDRVIIGGIMPLSKTVQLPNYKNLRADYFLERRELGVINVGGDGEIKVEDKAYLVNKLDCLYIGRGNKKVSFKSLDKNNPAKFYLLSAPAHHTYRVQLMKKEKASPLDLGAVETANQRTVYKYIHADGLKSCQLVMGLTVLKTGSVWNTIPTHVHDRRMEAYFYFDVADNQRVFHFMGQPQQTRHILVANHQALISPPWSIHSGCGTSNYSFIWGMAGENYNYTDMDVIDIKDVR; via the coding sequence ATGGAAATGACACAACGATATGCCAATGGCATCAATGAAGTAAAACAAATGAATACCGAAGAATTGAGAGACAATTTTTTGGTGGAAAAATTATTCGAAGAGAATACGTTTCATTTCGTTTACTCACACTATGATAGAGTGATCATCGGTGGTATTATGCCTTTGAGCAAAACAGTGCAGTTGCCCAATTATAAAAATTTAAGAGCTGATTATTTCTTGGAAAGAAGAGAATTAGGGGTTATTAATGTTGGAGGTGATGGAGAAATTAAAGTGGAGGACAAAGCCTACCTGGTAAATAAACTTGATTGTTTGTATATCGGAAGAGGTAACAAAAAAGTATCATTTAAGAGTTTGGATAAGAATAATCCGGCGAAATTTTATTTGTTATCAGCACCGGCACATCATACTTACAGAGTACAGTTGATGAAAAAGGAAAAGGCATCTCCATTAGATCTAGGAGCAGTGGAAACAGCTAATCAGCGGACTGTATATAAATACATTCATGCGGACGGACTAAAAAGTTGTCAATTGGTAATGGGGTTAACGGTGTTGAAAACAGGAAGTGTTTGGAATACTATCCCAACGCATGTACACGATCGCAGAATGGAAGCATATTTTTATTTTGATGTGGCGGATAATCAACGTGTGTTTCATTTTATGGGACAACCACAGCAAACCCGTCATATACTGGTAGCCAATCATCAGGCATTGATCTCTCCACCATGGAGCATTCACTCAGGTTGCGGAACCAGTAACTATTCATTTATATGGGGTATGGCAGGAGAGAATTATAATTATACGGATATGGATGTGATAGATATTAAAGACGTGAGATAA
- a CDS encoding SDR family NAD(P)-dependent oxidoreductase: MNSFNLTGKIALVTGCNKGIGKAMAIGLAEAGADIIGVSASLELSGSDIEKEVVALGRSFKAYQCDFSSRDSLKAFIKKVTEENSRIDILINNAGMILRNPVAEHSDEYWDKVLSVNLDAPFILTREIGKRMIEQGSGKIIFTASLLSFQGGILVPGYAASKGAVASLIKAFANEWASKGVNVNGIAPGYIATDNTEALRNDPERSKSILSRIPANRWGETEDFKGPVVFLASDAANYVHGTILTVDGGWMGR, encoded by the coding sequence ATGAACTCATTTAATTTAACAGGAAAAATAGCACTTGTAACCGGTTGTAATAAAGGTATCGGTAAAGCAATGGCTATAGGATTAGCAGAAGCTGGTGCTGATATTATAGGAGTATCAGCTTCATTGGAATTAAGTGGCAGTGATATCGAAAAAGAGGTGGTTGCTTTAGGCAGATCTTTTAAAGCTTATCAATGCGATTTCAGTAGCAGAGATTCGTTAAAGGCTTTTATAAAAAAAGTAACAGAAGAAAATAGCAGAATAGATATTTTGATTAATAATGCAGGAATGATCTTGCGTAATCCGGTTGCGGAACACAGTGATGAATATTGGGATAAAGTATTGTCGGTAAATTTAGATGCTCCGTTTATTTTAACCAGGGAGATTGGCAAAAGAATGATAGAACAAGGTAGTGGTAAAATAATTTTTACAGCCTCATTACTAAGTTTCCAGGGAGGGATTTTGGTTCCCGGGTATGCGGCAAGTAAAGGAGCTGTGGCAAGTTTGATCAAAGCATTTGCCAATGAGTGGGCAAGTAAAGGTGTAAACGTAAATGGCATTGCTCCCGGATACATCGCTACAGATAATACTGAAGCATTACGCAATGATCCCGAAAGAAGCAAATCAATCCTAAGTCGCATACCGGCGAATCGTTGGGGTGAGACAGAAGATTTTAAAGGACCGGTAGTTTTCCTTGCATCTGACGCAGCTAATTATGTACATGGTACAATTTTGACGGTTGATGGCGGATGGATGGGACGGTAG
- a CDS encoding pectinesterase family protein, with product MIKRSLILPLLFFACTVFAQKKIIVAKDGTGNCKTVQEAFDKIPAGNKKPVTIYVKAGIYKERLILDTRKDFVTLIGEDVKKTVLTYNNHAGGKLPNGDTVNTWNSASFFIYADNFTAKNITFVNDAGFTAGQAVALFVNGTRAAFFNCNLIGFQDVLFCSGHGSKQYYKDCYIEGTTDFIFGPATAVFVNCHIHSKKNSHVTAASTPREIPFGFVFINCKLTADSGLNKVSLGRPWQPNASVAYINCEIGSHIIAEGWNNWKNPDNEKTARFAEYKSYGPGANAEKRVSWSKQLTDEEVKKYTVENILGEWKIEKKK from the coding sequence ATGATAAAACGATCTTTGATATTGCCCTTACTTTTTTTTGCTTGTACAGTTTTTGCACAAAAAAAAATTATTGTAGCTAAAGACGGAACAGGTAATTGCAAAACAGTACAGGAGGCATTTGATAAGATTCCGGCAGGTAATAAAAAACCGGTCACCATTTATGTGAAAGCCGGTATTTATAAAGAAAGGTTGATCTTAGATACCAGAAAGGATTTTGTTACACTGATAGGCGAAGATGTTAAAAAAACAGTTCTTACATATAACAATCATGCAGGAGGAAAATTACCCAACGGGGATACTGTAAACACCTGGAATAGTGCATCGTTTTTTATTTATGCAGATAATTTTACTGCAAAAAATATAACGTTTGTCAATGATGCCGGTTTTACAGCCGGGCAGGCGGTGGCTTTATTTGTGAATGGTACCCGAGCAGCATTTTTTAATTGCAACTTAATTGGGTTTCAGGATGTACTCTTTTGCAGCGGGCATGGAAGTAAACAATATTATAAGGATTGCTACATTGAAGGTACCACGGATTTTATTTTTGGTCCGGCAACAGCCGTTTTTGTAAACTGTCATATCCACAGCAAAAAGAATTCTCATGTTACAGCGGCGTCAACACCAAGAGAAATTCCATTTGGCTTTGTATTTATCAATTGTAAACTAACAGCTGATAGCGGGTTAAATAAAGTCAGTCTCGGAAGACCATGGCAGCCAAATGCAAGTGTGGCATATATAAATTGTGAAATAGGTAGTCATATAATTGCTGAAGGATGGAATAATTGGAAAAATCCGGATAATGAAAAAACGGCCCGATTTGCTGAATACAAAAGTTATGGCCCCGGAGCAAATGCAGAAAAAAGAGTTTCGTGGAGTAAACAGTTAACAGACGAAGAAGTCAAAAAATATACCGTTGAAAATATTTTGGGCGAGTGGAAGATAGAGAAGAAGAAATAA